ACGTGATCCGCGGCTACAGCACGCCGAACCTGAACGCCATGGCCCGGGAGGGACTCAGCCTTCAGCGCATGTACACCGAGCCATCCTGCACGCCCACTCGCGTCGCGTTCCTGACGGGACGCCATCCCGTCCGGACCGGAACCCACGAAGCGAAGACGTCGCTCGCCGGTGATGGATTGCCGGCCGAGGAAATCACCATCGCCGAGATGCTCAGAGACGCCGGCTACGCCACGTCTCACGTGGGCAAGTGGCACATGGGCGACATCGAGCAGGCGTTCGCCCACAAGCAGGGATTCCAGCATGCCGAGTTCCCCATTCACCAGCAGGCTCAACTCGCCCTGATGCACACCGAGGCGGAGCAGGCCGATATCACCCGCGGCATCGGCACCGATGGATCGTCTCCTCAGACTTTTACTCTGGACAAGTACTTCGTTGCCGATGGCAGCGCCATGGTCTGCGGGGTCGAGTTGCGGAATGGGAAGCTCTACGAGGTCGACATGGAGCCGGGCGAGCAATGGAATCAGAAGAAGTACCGGGAGATGAACGAGCGCTACCAGCGCAGTGCGCTCGAGCAACTCCGCCGCCTCGCGGAGCAGGACCAGCCCTTCTTCCTCAACTACTGGCCGCTCTACCCCGTGACCTTCTCGCGAACCGATTCGCCAGACTTCAAGACCCTCAACGGGGGGAGTTTCGTCGAGAGCATTGTCGAGGTCGACGAGTGGATCGGTCAGATCCTGGATGAGGTGGACCAGCTCGGGATTGCCGACAACACCATCGTCGTGGTGATGGGCGACAACGGGACCATGGTTCAGTACATGGGCCTGACGGGTGCCTCCGATCGGATCTACCGAGGCGGCAAGGGCGAGCACCTGGAGGGAGGCGTTCGCGTCAACGCCTTCGCCAAGTGGCCCGGCGTGATCGAGCCCGGCAGCTATGCCGAGGACATCATGCATGTGTCCGATCTCTTCACCACGTTCGCTCGTCTCGGCGGCGCGATGGACGGCATCCCCACGGACCGCGTGATCGACGGTGTCGATCAGACTGGCGTGCTGCTCCTGGGCGAAACCCACGGCCGGCGTGATTACGTGTACATCTACGAAGGCACGAATCTCAAGTCGGTGGTCAAGAACAAGTACAAGATGCACATCGCTCCGCCCGGAGAGAATCCGGTCATCTCAGCGCAGTTCTTCGATCTCTATCGCGACCCGCGCGAAGAACGCCCGACCGACTCCATCAAGTACGGGACCTGGGCCGGTGGGCAGTTCGCGGCCATGATCAAGCGGCACCTGAAGTTGAAGACGAGGTACCCGGACAGGCCGCTGACTCACGCAGCCCCGTACGCGGGTATCGAGAACCTCCGGCCCGAGACCAGGGAGATGGTCGAGGTCTTCCAGGCAGGACAAGGCAAGCAATAGCGGACCTCACCTGCGAGCGGTTCCAACGGGGGCTGCAGATCTCCTCGACGTAGATCGTTCAGTCGGTTGAAGCCGGCACGGATACTCACCGAAAGGACAAGCGGATGAAACGGCCGATCTCCGTGCTGGCGCTCGCTGTGCTCGGAGCAGCCACCCTGTTGGGCTGCGAGATGGCTGGGGCGCCGTCCCAGGGCCGAGCAGGAGTCGCCACGGCGAAGGATGGCCGCCCCAACGTACTGCTCATTGTCAGTGATGACATGGGGTACTCGGACATCGCCCCCTTTGGCGGTGAGATACGCACGCCCAACCTACGAGCCCTCGCCGCTCGCGGTCTCGTCCTGTCAGACTTCCACACCGCACCCACATGCTCACCGGCCAGAAGCATGTTGCTGTCCGGGAATGACAACCATGTGGCTGGTCTTGGCACGATGGGCGAGCGCCTTGATGCGACCACCAATCTTCGAGGTCAGCCGGGCTATGAAGGGTATTTGAACTTCTCCGTTGCTCCCCTCCCGCAGCTGCTCAGAGAGAACGGATACCACACTTACATGACAGGCAAGTGGCATCTGGGTGCGGGTGCAGGGCAGAAGCCCAGTGACCGGGGCTTTGAAGAGACCTACGTTCTCATCTCGGGTGGCGCCAGTCACTGGAGTGACAAGAAGCCGATCTTCCCCGGTGAAGAGGTGAAGTACTTCGAGAACGGCGAAGAGGTCAATCCGCCTCAGGACTTCTACTCGACTCGATCGTACACCGACAAGTTGATCGAGTTCATTGACAAGAACCGCGGTGATGGAAAGCCGTTCTTTGGGTACCTGGCCTACACCGCCCCGCATGACCCGTTGCATGTTCCCGATGAGTGGATCGATCGTTACAAGGGTGTCTACGACGAAGGCTATGACGAACTTAGAGAGGCACGATTTCGGCGCCTCAAGGAACTCGGTTTTCTTGAAGACCGCGCCACTCTGCCCGACCGCATGGAGAGCATTCCGCGATGGGAGACGCTGTCCGCTGAAGACAAGAAGATCGAAGCGAGGAAGATGGAACTCTATGCAGCCATGGTGGAATTCATGGATGCGCAAATCGGACGAGTTGTCGAGGCACTCGAAGCAAGCGGCCAGTTGGACAACACGCTGATCATCTTCGTTTCTGACAACGGAGCCAATGGAGGTTTCATCCAGAACTACCCCGGCAGTTCCGAGGAATGGGTGCGTCAGGAGTTCAACAACGCCTACGCGAACTACGGAAGAAGGGGATCTGGAATCGCTACCGGTCCCGGTTGGGCACAGGCGAGCATGTCGCCGTTTCGTTTGTACAAGTCATTTACGTCAGAGGGTGGCACGCGCGCCCCCTTCATTGCGGCAGGCTATGGCGTCGAAGCACGGTCCGAGTCAGGGGCGTTGACGCACATAATGGACATCGCTCCGACCGTCTTGGAACTCGCGGGTGTGTCCTATCCCGAGAAACATGACGGGACGGAGATGAAGCCCATGCTGGGCAAGTCCATGCTGCCGCTTCTCGCCGGAACGCAGCCCCATGTCAGGACCGACCAGGAGTACCTCGGCTGGGAGCTATTCGGCAACCGGGCAGTGCGTCAGGGGGATTGGAAGATCCTGTGGATTGTGTCGCCGAACGGTTCCGACAGGTGGGAGCTGTACAACATCAGGAACGACCCCGGCGAAACCGTTGACCTGTCCGACCAGCACAGAGAGAAGTTCGAGGAAATGAAGAGGCTCTGGAGTGACTACCAGAGCCGAAACGGTGTGGTCATTCCAGAGTTCAAGGCCAGGTGACCGCCGTTTGAGATCATCAGACCCACGCGAAGGCGACGTGGGGTCGAAAAGGACCGCACGCCATGTCGCGATGGACGGCGAGCCGCCAACGAGCAGGAGGACCTGGACCATGTCCCAATCCAAACACTGGTTAACGATCGGGGCCATGCTGC
This window of the bacterium genome carries:
- a CDS encoding sulfatase-like hydrolase/transferase, with protein sequence VIRGYSTPNLNAMAREGLSLQRMYTEPSCTPTRVAFLTGRHPVRTGTHEAKTSLAGDGLPAEEITIAEMLRDAGYATSHVGKWHMGDIEQAFAHKQGFQHAEFPIHQQAQLALMHTEAEQADITRGIGTDGSSPQTFTLDKYFVADGSAMVCGVELRNGKLYEVDMEPGEQWNQKKYREMNERYQRSALEQLRRLAEQDQPFFLNYWPLYPVTFSRTDSPDFKTLNGGSFVESIVEVDEWIGQILDEVDQLGIADNTIVVVMGDNGTMVQYMGLTGASDRIYRGGKGEHLEGGVRVNAFAKWPGVIEPGSYAEDIMHVSDLFTTFARLGGAMDGIPTDRVIDGVDQTGVLLLGETHGRRDYVYIYEGTNLKSVVKNKYKMHIAPPGENPVISAQFFDLYRDPREERPTDSIKYGTWAGGQFAAMIKRHLKLKTRYPDRPLTHAAPYAGIENLRPETREMVEVFQAGQGKQ
- a CDS encoding arylsulfatase, giving the protein MKRPISVLALAVLGAATLLGCEMAGAPSQGRAGVATAKDGRPNVLLIVSDDMGYSDIAPFGGEIRTPNLRALAARGLVLSDFHTAPTCSPARSMLLSGNDNHVAGLGTMGERLDATTNLRGQPGYEGYLNFSVAPLPQLLRENGYHTYMTGKWHLGAGAGQKPSDRGFEETYVLISGGASHWSDKKPIFPGEEVKYFENGEEVNPPQDFYSTRSYTDKLIEFIDKNRGDGKPFFGYLAYTAPHDPLHVPDEWIDRYKGVYDEGYDELREARFRRLKELGFLEDRATLPDRMESIPRWETLSAEDKKIEARKMELYAAMVEFMDAQIGRVVEALEASGQLDNTLIIFVSDNGANGGFIQNYPGSSEEWVRQEFNNAYANYGRRGSGIATGPGWAQASMSPFRLYKSFTSEGGTRAPFIAAGYGVEARSESGALTHIMDIAPTVLELAGVSYPEKHDGTEMKPMLGKSMLPLLAGTQPHVRTDQEYLGWELFGNRAVRQGDWKILWIVSPNGSDRWELYNIRNDPGETVDLSDQHREKFEEMKRLWSDYQSRNGVVIPEFKAR